The proteins below come from a single Hirundo rustica isolate bHirRus1 chromosome 6, bHirRus1.pri.v3, whole genome shotgun sequence genomic window:
- the NFKBIA gene encoding NF-kappa-B inhibitor alpha, which produces MRGAAAAAAHCSARSSAAMIAAHRAAEPPAMDGYEHPKKERQGAFPLDDRHDSGLDSMKEEEYRQLVKELEDIRLQPREPPSWAQQLTEDGDTFLHLAIIHEEKALSLEVIQQAAGDRAFLNFQNNLSQTPLHLAAITDQPEIAEHLLKAGCDLEIRDFRGNTPLHIACQQGSLRSVSVLTQYCQPHHLLAVLQAANYNGHTCLHLASIQGYLAIVEYLLSLGADVNAQEPCNGRTALHLAVDLQNSDLVSLLVKHGADVNKVTYQGYSPYQLTWGRDNSSIQEQLKQLTTADLQMLPESEDEESSESEPEFTEDELIYDDCLIGGRQLAF; this is translated from the exons ATGCgaggcgccgccgccgccgccgctcacTGCAGTGCCCGCAGCTCCGCCGCCATGATCGCCGCTCACCGCGCCGCCGAGCCGCCCGCTATGGATGGCTACGAGCACCCCAAGAAGGAGCGCCAGGGCGCCTTCCCGCTCGACGACCGCCACGACAGTGGCCTGGACTCCATGAAGGAGGAGGAGTACCGGCAGCTggtgaaggagctggaggacaTACGGCTGCAGCCCCGCGAGCCGCCCTCCTGGGCGCAGCAGCTGACGGAGGACGGGGACAC TTTTCTCCATTTGGCCATTATTCACGAGGAAAAAGCCCTGAGCCTGGAGGTGATCCAGCAGGCGGCCGGTGACCGGGCTTTCCTGAACTTCCAGAACAACCTCAGCCAG ACTCCTCTTCACCTGGCAGCGATAACTGATCAGCCTGAAATTGCTGAGCATCTTCTGAAGGCCGGATGCGACCTGGAAATCAGGGACTTCCGAGGAAACACCCCTTTGCACATTGCCTGCCAGCAGGGCTCCCTCAGGAGCGTCAGCGTGCTCACGCAGTACTGCCAGCCACACCACCTCCTCGCTGTCCTGCAGGCAGCCAACTACAACG GACATACGTGTCTTCATTTAGCATCTATTCAGGGATACCTGGCTATTGTCGAGTATCTGCTGTCCTTGGGAGCAGATGTAAACGCACAG GAGCCGTGCAATGGCAGAACAGCACTACATTTGGCAGTCGATCTGCAAAATTCAGACCTGGTGTCGCTTCTGGTGAAACATGGGGCAGACGTGAACAAAGTGACCTATCAGGGCTATTCTCCCTATCAACTCACCTGGGGAAGAGACAACTCAAGCATACAGGAACAGCTGAAGCAGCTGACCACAGCTGACCTGCAGATGTTGCCAGAAAGTGAGGATGAAGAGAGCAGTGAATCAGAGCCTGAGTTCACAGAGGATGAA cttaTATATGATGACTGCCTTATTGGAGGACGACAGCTGGCATTTTAA